Proteins encoded in a region of the Flavobacteriaceae bacterium HL-DH10 genome:
- a CDS encoding S4 domain-containing protein, translating to MNRHQGSKGKGKPSGRGSDNSKGKSYARGNAPIKKGGVTPTPKPKKPSNPNEIRLNKYIANSGMCSRREADEHIAIGLVTVNGKVITEMGYKVKLEDEVRYDGARINPEQKAYVLLNKPKGFATTTSEGKGRTVMDLVANATTSRIKPIGRLGRNSKGLLFFTNDDAIADKFTNSKNGVSRLFHIELNKNLRLEDLKKIQEGFKVEGKLIAVEEISYIDGASKKEIGLKVKNTGNTIIRTIFDYLKYEVVNLDCVAIGHLTKKDIPRGSWKHLTEQELNTLKML from the coding sequence ATGAACAGGCATCAAGGGAGTAAAGGAAAAGGAAAACCTTCAGGTAGAGGTAGTGATAATAGTAAAGGAAAGAGCTATGCAAGAGGAAATGCACCTATAAAAAAAGGAGGTGTTACGCCAACACCTAAACCTAAAAAACCTAGTAATCCGAACGAAATTAGGCTAAATAAATACATCGCTAATTCTGGTATGTGCTCACGTCGTGAGGCCGATGAACATATCGCTATTGGTTTGGTAACTGTTAACGGTAAAGTAATTACCGAAATGGGCTATAAAGTAAAGTTAGAAGATGAGGTGCGCTATGATGGTGCACGAATTAACCCAGAACAAAAAGCATATGTATTGCTTAATAAGCCTAAAGGTTTTGCAACGACAACAAGTGAGGGTAAAGGAAGAACGGTTATGGATTTGGTAGCTAACGCTACAACATCTCGTATAAAGCCAATTGGGCGTTTAGGAAGAAATTCTAAAGGCTTATTGTTTTTTACCAATGACGATGCTATTGCAGATAAGTTTACAAATTCTAAAAATGGCGTTTCTCGTTTGTTTCATATAGAATTAAATAAGAATTTAAGACTTGAAGATTTAAAGAAAATTCAGGAAGGTTTTAAAGTAGAAGGTAAGCTTATTGCTGTTGAGGAAATTAGCTATATAGATGGTGCCTCTAAAAAAGAAATTGGCTTAAAAGTAAAAAATACAGGAAACACTATTATTAGAACCATTTTTGATTATTTAAAATATGAAGTGGTTAATTTAGACTGTGTTGCTATAGGTCATCTTACTAAAAAAGATATTCCACGTGGTAGCTGGAAACATTTAACCGAGCAGGAATTGAATACATTGAAGATGTTATAA
- a CDS encoding NAD(P)/FAD-dependent oxidoreductase produces MIEKDIIIVGGGAAGFFAAINIAEQNPDLKVAILERGKEVLTKVKVSGGGRCNVTHAEFIPQELVQNYPRGEKELLGPFHKFMTGDTIEWFEKRGVALKIEDDGRMFPVSNSSQTIIDCFLNEAEKYQVEVLMNHSVKSIQKEADLFEIETTQGVFSSKKILIATGSNPKIWKLLEDLGHTVSQPVPSLFTFNIKDERIQDIPGVVALNVEITVLNNFSPSKGEMSQRDREVLKSEGPLLITHWGMSAPSILKLSAFGAIEFAKRDYKFEIEVNFIRQAFEDCLGFLKTLKQDLAKKTVFKSTQFDLPKRLWHKLVLASNMTAETRWADLNKAQLEALAGQLTKAVFNVDGKSTFKEEFVTAGGINLKEVNFKTFGSKLHKGLYFAGEVLNIDAVTGGFNFQNAWTGAYIVAQNISK; encoded by the coding sequence ATGATTGAGAAAGATATTATAATAGTAGGAGGTGGTGCAGCAGGTTTTTTTGCAGCTATTAATATTGCTGAGCAAAATCCCGATTTAAAAGTCGCTATTTTAGAACGTGGAAAGGAAGTGCTAACCAAAGTAAAAGTATCTGGTGGCGGACGTTGTAATGTAACACATGCTGAGTTTATTCCGCAAGAATTGGTGCAGAATTATCCACGTGGTGAAAAAGAATTGTTAGGTCCTTTCCATAAATTTATGACGGGTGATACTATTGAGTGGTTTGAAAAACGTGGTGTTGCACTTAAAATTGAAGATGATGGCAGGATGTTTCCAGTATCTAATTCGTCGCAAACTATTATTGATTGTTTTTTAAATGAAGCTGAAAAGTATCAGGTTGAGGTTTTAATGAATCATTCGGTAAAATCAATTCAAAAAGAAGCAGACTTATTTGAAATAGAAACGACTCAAGGTGTTTTTTCTTCAAAAAAAATATTGATTGCAACAGGAAGTAATCCTAAAATATGGAAACTTTTAGAAGATTTGGGACATACAGTTTCGCAACCTGTTCCATCGCTTTTTACCTTTAATATTAAAGATGAACGTATACAAGATATTCCTGGTGTAGTGGCTTTAAATGTAGAGATTACAGTGTTAAATAATTTCTCTCCATCTAAAGGAGAGATGTCTCAAAGAGACAGAGAGGTTTTAAAATCAGAAGGACCATTGCTTATTACACATTGGGGTATGAGTGCGCCATCTATTTTAAAATTATCTGCTTTTGGAGCCATTGAGTTTGCTAAACGAGATTATAAATTTGAGATTGAAGTTAATTTTATCAGACAAGCATTTGAGGATTGTTTAGGTTTTTTAAAAACATTAAAACAAGATTTAGCTAAAAAAACAGTGTTTAAATCAACCCAATTTGATTTGCCAAAACGCCTCTGGCATAAATTGGTGTTAGCATCAAATATGACTGCCGAGACTAGATGGGCAGATTTAAATAAAGCGCAATTAGAAGCATTAGCAGGTCAGCTTACAAAAGCAGTTTTTAATGTTGATGGAAAAAGTACGTTTAAAGAAGAATTTGTAACTGCTGGCGGTATAAATTTAAAAGAAGTTAATTTTAAAACTTTTGGAAGTAAATTGCATAAAGGCTTATATTTTGCGGGAGAAGTGTTGAATATAGATGCGGTTACGGGCGGATTTAATTTTCAAAATGCGTGGACAGGAGCTTATATTGTAGCTCAGAATATTTCAAAATAA
- a CDS encoding geranylgeranylglycerol-phosphate geranylgeranyltransferase, which yields MLNRKQKHILLKFFSMFSVVRGYNILVVVIAQYITSIYVLAHDKPLRVVVFDVNLLMLVLASSVTIAAGYIINNFYDSEKDLINKPIKSRLDRLVSQNTKLSFYFVLNFMAVVMASYVSFNAVVFFAFYIFGIWFYSHKLKKLPFIGNLTSAVLTITPFFAIFMYYKNFEHVVFVHAMFLFLIISMRELTKDLESIKGDLLQDYHTIPVVYGEKVSKIMLSVLSGLTLIPTYFLLFKYNIGYMYYYFYLSVFLLLVFLVLLWKSSTKIHYLILHNILKFIILTGVFCLLLIDVSVILNRI from the coding sequence ATGTTAAACAGAAAACAGAAACATATTCTACTTAAATTTTTTAGTATGTTTTCTGTAGTTAGAGGCTATAATATTCTTGTCGTAGTTATTGCTCAGTATATTACATCTATTTATGTTCTGGCACATGATAAACCTTTAAGAGTTGTTGTTTTTGATGTTAATTTATTAATGCTTGTTTTGGCATCATCAGTAACCATTGCAGCGGGTTATATCATTAATAATTTTTACGATTCTGAAAAAGATTTAATCAATAAACCTATTAAGTCAAGGTTAGATAGATTGGTAAGTCAAAACACAAAATTGTCATTTTATTTTGTGCTTAATTTTATGGCTGTAGTTATGGCAAGTTATGTGTCTTTTAATGCTGTTGTTTTCTTTGCATTTTACATTTTTGGTATTTGGTTTTATTCTCATAAATTAAAAAAACTACCATTTATTGGTAATTTAACTTCGGCTGTTTTAACAATTACACCCTTTTTTGCTATTTTCATGTATTACAAAAATTTTGAGCACGTTGTTTTTGTGCATGCCATGTTTTTGTTTTTAATTATTTCTATGCGTGAATTAACCAAAGATTTAGAAAGTATTAAAGGCGATTTGCTTCAAGATTATCATACCATTCCAGTTGTTTATGGTGAAAAAGTATCAAAAATAATGCTTAGTGTATTGTCTGGTCTTACTTTAATACCAACATATTTTTTGTTGTTTAAATATAATATAGGTTATATGTATTATTATTTCTATCTAAGTGTGTTTTTATTGCTTGTGTTTTTAGTTTTATTATGGAAATCGAGCACAAAAATACATTATTTAATACTTCATAATATTCTTAAGTTTATAATTCTAACAGGTGTTTTTTGTCTTTTATTAATAGATGTTAGTGTTATTTTAAATCGTATTTAA
- a CDS encoding mevalonate kinase, giving the protein MKGPLFYSKILLFGEYGIIKDSKGLSIPYNFYNGALKMDADPSEKTIKSNESLKRFATYIQSIDDELVRFDSDTLLKDVNSGMYFDSSIPQGYGVGSSGALVAAIYDKYAFDKITVLENLTREKLLKLKAIFSAMESFFHGKSSGLDPLNSYLSIPILINSKDNIEATGIPAQQSDGIGAVFLIDSGIIGETAPMVSLFMESMKQEGFRKMLKNQFIKHTDACVDDFLTGNIKSLFKNTKQLSKVVLNHFKPMIPQQFHELWKKGIETNEYYLKLCGSGGGGYILGFTKDIEKAKQSLSDYKLEVVYNF; this is encoded by the coding sequence ATGAAAGGACCTTTGTTTTACTCTAAAATATTACTCTTCGGAGAATATGGAATCATAAAAGATTCTAAAGGTTTATCTATTCCTTATAATTTTTATAATGGTGCTTTAAAAATGGATGCAGATCCATCAGAAAAGACTATCAAATCTAACGAAAGTTTAAAACGATTTGCGACGTATATTCAAAGTATTGATGATGAGCTAGTGCGTTTTGATAGTGATACATTATTAAAGGATGTTAATTCTGGTATGTATTTCGACTCTTCAATACCACAAGGTTATGGCGTTGGTAGCAGTGGTGCTTTAGTGGCTGCTATTTACGATAAGTATGCCTTTGATAAAATAACTGTTCTGGAAAATTTAACCAGAGAAAAGCTATTAAAGTTAAAAGCTATTTTTTCTGCTATGGAATCTTTTTTTCATGGCAAATCATCAGGTTTAGATCCTTTAAATAGTTATTTAAGCATTCCAATTCTTATAAATTCAAAAGACAATATTGAGGCTACAGGTATTCCAGCGCAACAGAGTGATGGAATAGGAGCTGTTTTTTTAATTGATAGCGGTATTATTGGCGAAACGGCACCTATGGTAAGCTTGTTTATGGAAAGCATGAAGCAAGAAGGTTTTCGTAAAATGCTTAAAAATCAATTTATAAAACATACAGATGCTTGTGTTGATGATTTTTTAACAGGAAATATTAAGTCTTTGTTTAAAAACACAAAACAACTTTCTAAAGTCGTTTTAAATCATTTTAAGCCCATGATTCCACAGCAATTTCATGAACTATGGAAAAAAGGTATAGAAACTAATGAGTACTACTTAAAGCTTTGTGGATCAGGTGGTGGTGGTTATATTCTTGGTTTTACCAAAGATATTGAAAAAGCAAAACAATCTCTTTCAGATTATAAATTAGAAGTTGTATACAATTTCTAA
- a CDS encoding glycerophosphodiester phosphodiesterase family protein, with protein MEKPCLRIGHRGAMGHLAENTMASIKKALEFGVDGIEIDVHKCASGELVVFHDFTLDRMTQASGEISKYTLSELKTFQVNGQFDIPTLEEVVTFIDRKCLLNIELKGRNTALETERIIKKHIDYHGWMYGDFIVSSFQHHELEHIFSLNSQVPLAVLTKANVDEAIGFAKTINAHAIHPNIAIVTRNNVKEAKDMGYKVNVWTANNKDTIVRMKDYNVDAIISDFPDRI; from the coding sequence GTGGAAAAACCTTGTTTACGTATAGGACATCGAGGTGCTATGGGGCATCTGGCTGAAAATACAATGGCATCTATAAAAAAGGCTTTAGAGTTTGGTGTTGATGGTATTGAAATAGATGTGCATAAGTGTGCTTCAGGTGAGCTTGTCGTTTTTCATGATTTCACTTTAGATAGAATGACTCAGGCAAGTGGAGAAATTTCAAAATACACACTTTCAGAATTAAAAACGTTTCAAGTTAATGGTCAGTTTGATATTCCAACCTTAGAAGAAGTTGTCACTTTTATTGATAGAAAGTGTTTACTTAATATTGAATTAAAGGGTCGTAATACAGCATTAGAAACCGAAAGAATTATTAAAAAACATATAGATTATCACGGATGGATGTATGGTGATTTTATAGTTTCTAGTTTTCAGCATCATGAATTAGAACATATTTTTAGTTTAAATTCTCAAGTGCCTTTAGCGGTCCTTACAAAAGCCAATGTTGATGAGGCTATAGGGTTTGCAAAAACAATTAATGCCCATGCAATACACCCTAATATTGCCATTGTAACTAGGAATAATGTTAAGGAGGCAAAAGATATGGGTTATAAAGTGAATGTATGGACAGCTAATAATAAAGACACGATTGTCCGTATGAAAGATTATAATGTAGATGCTATAATTTCAGATTTTCCAGACAGAATATGA
- a CDS encoding DUF1697 domain-containing protein has product MNTYIALLRGINVSGQKKVSMAELRELLSKSGLENVQTYIQSGNVIFQSSEKSIKALENNIQKSILDHFGFEVPVLVRTPKELKIIFDTCPFPETNKENSYFSILHVVPDVNLIIETQEIQYPNEEFVITDDCVYFYSPVGYGKAKCNNNFFERKLKVSVTTRNYKTMLKLLSLSTEIG; this is encoded by the coding sequence ATGAATACTTACATCGCATTATTAAGAGGTATAAATGTTAGTGGGCAGAAAAAAGTTTCCATGGCAGAATTACGCGAGTTGCTCTCTAAATCTGGTTTAGAAAACGTTCAAACGTATATACAAAGTGGGAATGTAATATTTCAATCTTCTGAAAAAAGTATAAAGGCTTTAGAAAATAATATTCAAAAATCGATTCTCGATCATTTTGGTTTTGAAGTTCCCGTTTTAGTGAGAACACCTAAAGAACTAAAAATAATTTTTGATACGTGTCCGTTTCCTGAGACAAATAAAGAAAATAGTTATTTTTCAATTTTGCATGTTGTCCCAGATGTTAATTTAATTATTGAAACACAAGAAATTCAATATCCGAATGAAGAATTTGTAATAACCGATGATTGTGTGTATTTCTATTCTCCAGTGGGCTACGGAAAAGCAAAATGCAACAATAATTTCTTCGAACGGAAATTAAAAGTGTCTGTTACTACAAGAAACTATAAAACAATGCTAAAGTTGTTATCTTTGTCAACTGAAATAGGTTAA
- a CDS encoding diphosphomevalonate decarboxylase: MTAQQFIPKPYTGSVENGSFTWSSPSNIALVKYWGKKENQIPENPSISFTLNDCKTTTKLSFSKKESKANFSFEVFLDEEKKDDFKPKIETFFKRIEAYLPFLKQYHFKIETSNTFPHSSGIASSASGMSALALCLMSVEKELVESVSDKLFIQKASFLARLGSGSACRSLEGDLVVWGKHDAIDGSSDLFGVKYPFEVHENFKNYQDTILLVDKGEKQVSSTVGHNLMHGHPFAQERFKQANKNLTDIISILKSGDLDRFIALVESEALTLHAMMMTSMPYFILMKPNTLEIINKIWAFRHNTGSKICFTLDAGANVHVLYPEIESEQVLEFIKSELVVYCQKGHYISDRIGFGAKLL, from the coding sequence ATGACAGCACAACAATTTATTCCGAAACCATATACAGGTTCTGTTGAAAACGGAAGTTTTACATGGTCTTCTCCAAGTAATATTGCTTTAGTTAAATACTGGGGAAAGAAGGAAAATCAAATCCCAGAAAATCCATCTATAAGTTTTACGCTTAACGATTGTAAGACGACAACTAAATTAAGTTTTTCAAAAAAAGAAAGTAAAGCCAATTTCTCTTTTGAAGTATTTTTAGATGAAGAAAAGAAAGATGATTTTAAACCAAAAATTGAAACATTCTTTAAACGTATTGAAGCTTATTTGCCTTTTTTGAAACAGTATCATTTTAAAATTGAAACATCAAATACGTTTCCTCATAGTTCGGGTATTGCTTCTTCAGCATCAGGTATGAGCGCCTTAGCATTGTGTTTAATGAGTGTTGAAAAAGAATTAGTTGAAAGTGTTTCTGATAAGTTATTTATTCAAAAAGCATCTTTTTTAGCAAGATTAGGTTCTGGAAGTGCTTGTAGAAGTCTTGAAGGTGATTTAGTAGTTTGGGGTAAACACGATGCTATTGATGGGAGTTCCGATTTATTTGGAGTAAAATACCCTTTTGAAGTTCATGAGAATTTCAAAAACTATCAAGACACTATTTTATTAGTTGATAAAGGCGAAAAACAAGTAAGTAGTACGGTTGGCCATAATTTAATGCATGGACATCCATTTGCTCAAGAACGATTTAAACAAGCAAATAAAAATCTTACTGATATAATTTCAATCTTAAAAAGTGGCGATTTAGATAGGTTTATAGCATTAGTAGAAAGTGAAGCGTTAACACTTCATGCTATGATGATGACGAGTATGCCGTATTTCATTTTAATGAAACCTAATACACTTGAAATTATCAATAAAATATGGGCATTTAGGCATAATACAGGTTCTAAAATCTGTTTTACATTAGATGCAGGAGCTAATGTGCATGTGTTATACCCAGAAATTGAAAGTGAACAAGTTTTGGAATTCATTAAGAGCGAGTTAGTTGTGTACTGTCAAAAAGGTCACTATATTAGTGATAGAATTGGTTTTGGAGCAAAACTGTTGTAA
- a CDS encoding deoxyhypusine synthase family protein has translation MSTKGPISQFIEKHYLHFNAAALVDAAKGYEAQLNSGAKMLVSLAGAMSTAELGKSFAEMIRQDKVQIISCTGANLEEDIMNLVAHSHYKRVPNYRDLTPQEEWDLLEKGLNRVTDTCIPEHEAFRRLQSHIVEIWKEAEAKGERYLPHEYMYKMLLSGVLEQYYEIDLKDSWMYAAAEKNLPIVCPGWEDSTMGNIFASYVLKGELQASTMKSGIEYMTFLADWYTDNSKNGIGFFQIGGGIAGDFPICVVPMLYQDMERTDTPFWSYFCQISDSTTSYGSYSGAVPNEKITWGKLDINTPKFIIESDATIVAPLIFAYLLGQ, from the coding sequence ATGAGTACTAAAGGGCCAATTTCTCAATTTATAGAAAAACATTACTTACACTTTAATGCAGCTGCCTTAGTTGATGCTGCAAAAGGTTACGAAGCACAATTAAATAGTGGTGCAAAAATGTTAGTATCGCTCGCAGGTGCTATGAGTACGGCTGAATTAGGTAAAAGTTTTGCAGAAATGATTCGTCAAGATAAAGTTCAAATTATTTCTTGTACTGGTGCCAATCTTGAAGAGGATATCATGAATTTAGTAGCACATTCGCATTACAAACGTGTACCAAATTATCGCGATTTAACACCACAAGAAGAATGGGATTTGCTAGAAAAAGGTTTAAACCGTGTCACAGATACTTGTATTCCAGAGCACGAAGCTTTTAGACGCTTACAAAGTCATATTGTTGAAATTTGGAAAGAAGCAGAAGCCAAAGGCGAACGCTATTTACCACACGAGTATATGTACAAAATGTTATTGTCTGGTGTATTAGAGCAGTATTACGAAATTGATTTAAAAGATTCTTGGATGTATGCTGCTGCAGAAAAAAACCTGCCTATAGTATGCCCAGGTTGGGAAGATAGCACAATGGGTAACATTTTTGCTAGCTATGTTTTAAAAGGAGAATTACAAGCAAGTACCATGAAATCTGGTATAGAATACATGACCTTTCTAGCCGATTGGTATACCGATAATTCTAAAAATGGTATAGGTTTCTTTCAAATAGGAGGCGGTATTGCAGGTGATTTTCCAATATGTGTTGTGCCAATGCTTTATCAAGATATGGAACGTACAGATACACCTTTCTGGAGTTATTTTTGCCAAATTAGCGATTCTACAACAAGTTATGGGTCGTATTCTGGCGCCGTACCAAATGAGAAAATTACCTGGGGAAAATTAGACATTAATACACCTAAATTTATAATAGAAAGTGACGCAACAATTGTTGCACCATTAATTTTTGCCTATTTATTAGGTCAATAA
- a CDS encoding arginine decarboxylase: MNTKYIDLINQTFDFPQEEFKVEKGQLHFHDIDLMQLTKEYGAPLKFTYLPQISNNINKAKKWFASAIEKHDYKGEYNYCYCTKSSHFKHVLDTALKNDIHIETSSAFDIDIIESLKAEGKITDDTFVISNGFKRAQYITNIARLINNGHKNAIPIIDNYEEIDLLSEEINGGFNVGIRIASEEEPKFEFYTSRLGIGYKNIVPFYKNQIQNNKKVSLKMLHFFINTGIRDNAYYWNELHKCLKVYTSLKKICPSLDSLNIGGGFPIKNSLGFEFDYEYMIDEIVNQIKIACEEEEVDVPNIFTEFGSFTVGESGGAIYEVLYQKQQNDREKWNMINSSFITTLPDTWAINKRFILLPINRWQDSYERILLGGLTCDSDDYYNSEQHMNAIYMPKYNKDKPLYIGFFNTGAYQETIGGFGGLQHCLIPSPKHILIDRDADGNITTKLFSEQQKSEDLLKILGYEQ; encoded by the coding sequence TTGAATACAAAATATATTGATTTAATAAATCAGACTTTTGATTTCCCGCAAGAGGAATTTAAAGTTGAAAAGGGACAATTGCATTTTCATGACATAGATTTAATGCAATTAACAAAAGAATATGGTGCGCCGTTAAAGTTTACTTATTTACCACAAATATCAAATAATATTAATAAGGCTAAAAAGTGGTTTGCAAGTGCTATTGAAAAGCATGATTATAAGGGTGAATATAACTACTGCTATTGTACAAAGAGCTCGCATTTTAAGCATGTATTAGATACGGCATTAAAGAATGATATTCATATTGAAACATCCTCGGCTTTTGATATTGATATTATTGAGAGTTTAAAAGCAGAGGGCAAAATTACAGATGATACATTTGTAATTAGCAACGGTTTTAAGCGTGCTCAATACATTACTAATATTGCCAGATTAATTAATAATGGGCATAAAAATGCTATTCCTATTATTGATAATTATGAAGAAATTGATTTGCTTTCTGAAGAGATTAATGGCGGATTTAATGTGGGGATTAGAATAGCTTCAGAGGAAGAGCCTAAGTTTGAGTTTTACACATCGCGTTTAGGAATTGGCTATAAAAATATTGTTCCTTTTTATAAAAATCAAATTCAGAACAATAAGAAAGTATCTCTTAAAATGCTTCACTTTTTTATAAATACAGGTATTAGGGATAACGCGTATTATTGGAACGAACTTCATAAATGTTTAAAAGTTTACACCAGTTTGAAAAAGATTTGTCCGTCTTTAGATAGTTTAAATATTGGTGGTGGTTTTCCAATTAAAAATTCATTAGGTTTTGAGTTTGATTACGAGTATATGATTGATGAAATTGTTAATCAAATTAAAATAGCATGTGAGGAAGAAGAAGTAGATGTGCCTAATATTTTTACAGAATTTGGTAGTTTTACTGTTGGCGAAAGTGGTGGTGCTATTTATGAAGTATTGTATCAAAAGCAACAAAACGATCGTGAAAAATGGAATATGATTAATTCATCTTTTATAACGACGTTGCCAGATACTTGGGCCATAAATAAACGTTTTATTTTATTACCTATAAATAGATGGCAAGATAGTTACGAACGTATTTTGTTAGGAGGGTTAACTTGTGATAGTGATGATTATTATAATAGTGAACAACATATGAACGCTATTTATATGCCAAAATATAATAAAGATAAACCATTATATATTGGTTTTTTTAATACAGGTGCTTATCAAGAAACTATTGGTGGTTTTGGCGGTTTGCAGCACTGTTTAATTCCGTCTCCAAAACATATTTTAATTGATAGAGATGCTGATGGAAACATCACAACAAAACTATTTAGTGAACAACAAAAAAGTGAAGACTTACTTAAAATTTTAGGTTATGAGCAATAA